A window of Marinobacter salarius contains these coding sequences:
- a CDS encoding DNA ligase, whose amino-acid sequence MRRLIAFWFVFALVAAFNAHAERPELALAGVYEEGVALNDYWVSEKLDGVRAYWDGERFWSRGGNEYRAPDWFTEGFPDVPMDGELWMGRGRFSELSGAVRRLEPVDPSWRQIRFMVFDLPALDQPFSERIAAMEALLQPSLSPFLAMVVQRKAADHERLMSALDKVVSEGGEGLMLRRGGSLHSAGRSDDLLKVKRYDDAEAVVVEHLAGRGKYEGMLGSVRVRRDDGRQFRIGTGFSDKQRESPPPIGATITYKYYGFTSTGLPRFASFLRVRDDEPTAP is encoded by the coding sequence ATGCGGCGCCTGATTGCGTTCTGGTTTGTTTTTGCTCTCGTTGCAGCGTTCAACGCCCATGCAGAACGACCGGAACTGGCGCTGGCTGGCGTCTATGAGGAGGGCGTTGCCCTCAATGATTACTGGGTAAGCGAGAAACTGGACGGTGTTCGGGCCTATTGGGATGGTGAGCGATTCTGGTCCCGGGGTGGCAACGAGTATCGGGCGCCGGACTGGTTTACCGAGGGCTTTCCTGATGTGCCCATGGACGGCGAACTTTGGATGGGACGAGGCCGATTTTCGGAGTTGTCCGGTGCGGTTCGACGGCTGGAGCCGGTAGATCCGAGCTGGCGCCAGATCCGGTTTATGGTGTTTGATCTTCCGGCGCTCGATCAGCCCTTTTCTGAACGTATTGCGGCTATGGAGGCGTTATTGCAGCCATCACTGTCGCCATTCCTGGCCATGGTCGTGCAACGTAAGGCCGCGGATCATGAGCGTTTGATGTCGGCGTTGGACAAGGTGGTGTCCGAGGGCGGCGAGGGTTTGATGCTGCGGCGCGGCGGCAGTCTTCATTCAGCGGGCCGCTCAGATGACCTATTGAAGGTGAAGCGTTATGACGATGCCGAGGCGGTCGTGGTGGAGCATCTTGCCGGCAGAGGAAAATACGAAGGCATGCTCGGATCGGTGCGGGTAAGACGGGATGATGGGCGACAGTTCCGCATCGGCACCGGGTTCAGTGATAAACAACGAGAGAGCCCACCGCCGATTGGAGCAACCATTACCTATAAATATTACGGCTTCACGTCGACGGGCCTTCCACGGTTTGCCAGTTTTCTTCGAGTTCGCGATGACGAACCCACGGCGCCTTGA
- a CDS encoding YqjD family protein, with protein sequence MEAKSSQNEYEQVRQDLQQLREDLSKLTKAVADGQKSNISSLRDEIRRESREAFDQVRQRGDEAFNRARDASSKAVHDVEHKIEERPFLSVVLMFLAGLLVGRLLDR encoded by the coding sequence ATGGAAGCGAAATCCAGTCAGAACGAGTACGAGCAGGTCAGGCAAGATTTGCAGCAACTTCGCGAAGATCTCTCCAAGCTCACCAAAGCCGTTGCTGATGGGCAAAAGAGCAATATCAGTAGTCTTCGTGATGAAATTCGCCGGGAAAGCCGTGAGGCCTTTGATCAGGTCCGGCAACGCGGTGATGAGGCCTTCAACCGTGCCCGGGATGCGAGCAGTAAAGCGGTGCACGATGTTGAGCACAAAATCGAGGAGCGGCCGTTCCTGAGTGTTGTGCTCATGTTCCTCGCAGGCTTGTTGGTTGGCCGGTTGCTGGATCGCTGA
- a CDS encoding glycerophosphodiester phosphodiesterase family protein: protein MKLRTLLVMALLMSLFSAAHAAPDWHGKEDRWTPPGLEKWHDKWPDLKDRHHRGKREVHLGPRPFWLVEDMDEGRLKDRLQSCRADKIRPTDFSIGHRGAPLQFPEHTLESYVAAAQMGAGILECDVAFTKDRELVCRHAQNDLHTTTNIVTIPELNAKCTQPFVPADPASGTEAQAECRTSDITLEEFKSLEGKMDAFNPMATTPEEYLEGTADWRTELYSSRGTLLTHKESIELFKRLGVKFTPELKTPVVEMPYEGDYSQEDYARQMIQDYVEAGVNPRDVWPQSFLLDDVLFWVNETPRFGRQAVFLDQEPLTPENSSLAWMETLSAQGVNILAPALWKMLTLDGHQQIVPSEYAENARAAGLDMIAWTVERSGPLANGGGWYHQTITDAINNDGDVFNVIDVLARDVGVIGVFSDWPATTTFYANCMGYAGRGH from the coding sequence ATGAAGTTACGCACGTTACTGGTTATGGCATTACTGATGTCTCTATTCTCTGCCGCCCATGCGGCACCGGATTGGCATGGCAAGGAGGATCGTTGGACTCCGCCAGGCCTTGAAAAATGGCACGACAAGTGGCCGGATCTGAAGGACAGACATCACCGGGGTAAACGCGAGGTCCATCTGGGGCCGCGCCCGTTCTGGCTGGTGGAAGACATGGATGAGGGGCGCCTGAAAGACCGGCTCCAGTCCTGCCGCGCCGACAAAATCCGTCCTACGGATTTCTCCATCGGCCATCGGGGTGCGCCGTTGCAGTTCCCGGAACACACGCTTGAATCCTATGTTGCGGCTGCCCAGATGGGTGCTGGCATCCTGGAGTGCGATGTTGCCTTTACCAAGGATCGGGAGCTGGTTTGCCGTCACGCACAGAATGATCTCCATACCACCACCAACATCGTGACGATTCCGGAACTGAACGCCAAGTGTACGCAGCCGTTTGTCCCGGCGGACCCGGCAAGTGGCACTGAGGCGCAGGCAGAATGCCGCACCAGCGATATCACGCTGGAGGAGTTCAAGTCACTGGAAGGCAAGATGGACGCCTTCAACCCCATGGCAACCACGCCGGAGGAGTACCTGGAAGGCACGGCAGACTGGCGCACGGAGCTTTACAGCAGTCGCGGCACCCTGTTGACCCATAAAGAGAGCATCGAACTCTTTAAACGACTGGGTGTGAAGTTCACGCCGGAACTGAAAACGCCGGTGGTTGAGATGCCCTATGAGGGCGACTACAGCCAGGAAGATTACGCCCGCCAGATGATTCAGGATTACGTTGAAGCCGGCGTGAACCCGAGGGATGTCTGGCCGCAGTCGTTCCTGCTGGATGATGTACTGTTCTGGGTCAATGAAACGCCGCGGTTTGGACGACAGGCTGTGTTTCTGGATCAGGAACCGCTGACACCGGAAAATTCCTCCCTGGCGTGGATGGAAACCCTGTCGGCGCAAGGCGTGAATATCCTGGCCCCCGCGCTGTGGAAGATGTTGACCCTGGATGGCCACCAACAGATCGTGCCGTCAGAATACGCTGAAAACGCCAGGGCGGCGGGCCTCGATATGATCGCCTGGACGGTCGAGCGTAGTGGTCCATTGGCCAATGGCGGTGGTTGGTATCACCAGACCATTACCGACGCCATCAATAACGACGGCGACGTGTTCAACGTGATTGATGTGCTGGCCCGGGATGTTGGGGTCATTGGTGTCTTCTCGGATTGGCCCGCCACCACCACCTTCTACGCCAACTGTATGGGATATGCTGGCAGAGGTCACTGA
- a CDS encoding porin family protein, with amino-acid sequence MSYKSGFAYVTVLASAMLAAPVVSAQDNTDRDSSGVYLSGSYGGYKAHGGEFDDENDLFGVGLGYQFNQFFALEAEYIDFGNFGDDDVDGKLKGTSLGLIGRLPLTDTFGVYAKAGAFASSFDVDAFDESETYDEVNPFVGAGVDFRVTEQLTAFAEYNRYNVDIDEDDFNGQVTNDGPDFDTGRVGMRFQF; translated from the coding sequence ATGAGCTATAAATCCGGTTTTGCCTATGTAACGGTTCTGGCCTCGGCCATGCTGGCCGCCCCGGTTGTATCAGCCCAGGACAACACCGATCGCGACAGCTCCGGTGTATATCTGAGCGGCAGTTATGGTGGCTACAAAGCCCATGGTGGCGAGTTTGATGATGAAAACGATCTGTTCGGCGTGGGGCTGGGCTACCAGTTCAACCAGTTCTTCGCCCTGGAAGCCGAGTACATTGATTTCGGCAACTTTGGCGACGATGACGTCGATGGCAAGTTGAAGGGTACTTCCCTTGGCCTGATCGGGCGGCTGCCTTTGACAGATACCTTTGGTGTTTATGCTAAGGCTGGCGCATTTGCTTCGTCGTTCGATGTAGACGCGTTTGACGAAAGTGAGACCTACGATGAGGTCAATCCATTTGTCGGTGCCGGTGTTGATTTCCGGGTCACCGAACAGTTGACGGCGTTTGCGGAATACAACCGCTACAACGTTGATATCGACGAAGACGACTTCAATGGCCAGGTCACCAATGACGGGCCGGACTTCGATACCGGTCGTGTTGGTATGCGTTTCCAGTTCTAA
- the cysK gene encoding cysteine synthase A, with the protein MAKIYEDNSLSIGNTPLVKLNRVNEGATIWAKIEGRNPAYSVKCRIGSAMIWDAEKRGALKPGMTIVEPTSGNTGIALAFVAAARGYKLKLTMPSSMSLERRKVLKAMGAELVLTEPAKGMKGAIAKAEEIVAEDPDNCFMPQQFENPANPRIHEDTTGPEIWNDTDGAIDIFVSGVGTGGTLTGVTRYIRNTKGKAITTVAVEPEDSPIITQARGGQDQTPAPHKIQGIGAGFIPGNLDMDLVDRVEKVSNQDAMDMAHRLMQEEGILCGISCGAAVVAAVRIGKLPEFKGKNIVVVLPDSAERYLSSALFAERFGELENVQ; encoded by the coding sequence ATGGCTAAGATCTACGAAGACAACTCGCTGTCGATCGGCAACACCCCGCTGGTCAAGCTTAATCGGGTCAACGAAGGGGCCACCATCTGGGCCAAGATTGAAGGGCGCAACCCGGCCTATTCCGTGAAGTGCCGGATCGGTTCCGCCATGATCTGGGATGCGGAAAAGCGTGGCGCTCTCAAACCCGGCATGACGATCGTCGAGCCCACCAGCGGTAACACCGGCATCGCGCTGGCTTTCGTCGCTGCTGCGAGAGGCTACAAGCTGAAACTGACCATGCCGTCATCCATGAGCCTTGAGCGCCGCAAAGTACTGAAGGCCATGGGGGCGGAACTGGTGCTTACGGAGCCGGCGAAGGGCATGAAAGGCGCCATCGCCAAGGCCGAAGAGATCGTTGCTGAAGACCCGGACAACTGCTTCATGCCACAGCAGTTCGAGAACCCGGCCAACCCCCGCATCCACGAGGACACCACCGGGCCCGAAATCTGGAACGATACCGACGGTGCCATCGACATCTTCGTTTCCGGGGTTGGTACCGGCGGCACCCTGACCGGCGTAACCCGTTACATCCGCAATACCAAAGGCAAGGCCATCACCACCGTTGCCGTGGAGCCGGAAGACTCGCCAATCATCACTCAGGCCCGCGGCGGTCAGGACCAAACACCAGCACCCCACAAGATCCAGGGCATTGGCGCCGGCTTCATTCCGGGCAACCTGGACATGGACCTGGTGGACCGGGTGGAAAAAGTCAGCAATCAGGACGCCATGGACATGGCGCACCGGTTGATGCAGGAGGAAGGCATCCTCTGTGGTATTTCCTGTGGTGCAGCGGTTGTGGCTGCGGTCAGAATCGGAAAGCTGCCGGAATTCAAGGGCAAGAATATCGTGGTGGTTCTGCCGGATTCCGCCGAGCGCTACCTGTCGTCAGCGCTGTTCGCAGAGCGGTTTGGCGAGCTGGAAAACGTTCAGTAA
- a CDS encoding diguanylate cyclase, giving the protein MVQASDYERPLRDALGDNVFAFTSQQAMFQALAEGSVDVALAALPNGNYWVRELRIAGVVIAGEMTLDGMPGEDLRFGVRPALEPLASIMDAALEAISPTEMRTIENRWLGASARRNRTPATGPLTFSDAEQAWLADRNRQLTICVDPDWLPLEGLSENDKHLGISADIFALFANRSNITFTPLPVDSWSESIEAVKNRHCDMLSMAMETPERLEYLNFTKPYIQIPSVLLGRVEAPYINTLDDMGDRPVGVVKDYAFLELLRTTNPGLNLVEVPSEQTGLLMVQERKLAGYLGTLSTASYNMQELGLADLKVLGRIPADWTLGVATRNDQPELFNIMQKLVSSLTEAELKTIEQQWAGLKLEQTVDYTLVFQLIMGAVVLLGLLFYWNRKLGRLNHELAAANDRLAHLSVTDDLTQIGNRSYFDREFSKSFHWCQRHGAGFAVAMVDADHFKEINDTYGHDAGDRCLVALADTMRSHFRRDTDRLTRFGGEEFVMFTSFSDRDELVSRLEAFREGLAGQATCCDDEQIRFTVSIGLATGTPGKDTVPAEFLRLADKALYLAKQNGRNRLEALTTEDQAARRG; this is encoded by the coding sequence TTGGTTCAGGCATCTGACTACGAGAGGCCCCTTCGTGATGCATTGGGCGACAATGTGTTCGCTTTCACCTCCCAGCAGGCCATGTTCCAGGCTCTGGCTGAGGGCTCCGTCGACGTTGCCTTGGCAGCCCTGCCAAACGGAAACTACTGGGTGAGGGAGCTTCGCATTGCCGGAGTGGTTATTGCCGGCGAAATGACCCTTGATGGCATGCCGGGAGAAGACCTGCGTTTTGGCGTGCGTCCCGCTCTTGAGCCGCTCGCCTCTATAATGGACGCCGCATTGGAGGCCATCAGCCCAACGGAAATGCGCACTATCGAGAATCGCTGGCTTGGCGCTTCCGCCCGTCGTAACCGGACACCGGCCACCGGCCCGTTAACGTTCTCCGATGCCGAACAGGCCTGGCTGGCCGACCGCAACCGACAACTGACCATCTGCGTAGACCCTGACTGGCTGCCACTGGAGGGCCTCAGCGAAAACGATAAACACCTCGGTATTTCCGCCGACATCTTCGCCCTGTTTGCGAATCGTTCCAATATCACATTCACCCCTCTTCCCGTAGACAGCTGGTCCGAGTCCATAGAGGCAGTCAAAAACCGACACTGCGACATGCTTTCCATGGCCATGGAAACACCGGAGCGGCTTGAATACCTGAATTTCACAAAACCCTATATCCAGATTCCCAGCGTGCTTCTGGGACGTGTGGAAGCCCCCTACATCAATACACTGGACGACATGGGGGACCGACCGGTCGGCGTGGTTAAGGACTACGCTTTTCTGGAACTGCTGAGGACAACCAATCCCGGCCTCAATCTGGTGGAAGTGCCCAGCGAACAAACCGGACTGCTCATGGTTCAGGAACGGAAGCTGGCGGGGTACCTTGGCACTCTGTCCACCGCCAGCTACAACATGCAGGAGCTGGGTTTGGCGGACCTGAAAGTGCTCGGGCGAATTCCCGCAGACTGGACCCTGGGAGTCGCCACCCGAAATGACCAGCCCGAACTCTTCAACATCATGCAAAAATTGGTGTCCAGCCTGACGGAAGCGGAGCTTAAAACCATTGAACAACAATGGGCAGGACTCAAACTGGAACAGACCGTCGACTACACCCTGGTATTCCAGCTCATCATGGGTGCCGTGGTGCTCTTGGGGTTGCTGTTCTATTGGAACCGCAAACTCGGGCGCCTGAATCATGAACTCGCTGCGGCCAATGACCGCCTTGCGCATCTCAGCGTAACAGACGACCTGACCCAGATCGGCAATCGCAGCTATTTCGACCGTGAGTTCAGCAAGAGCTTCCATTGGTGTCAACGACACGGAGCCGGCTTTGCCGTGGCGATGGTGGACGCGGACCATTTCAAGGAAATCAACGACACCTACGGCCACGACGCGGGCGACCGTTGTCTGGTGGCGCTGGCAGATACCATGCGCTCTCACTTTCGGCGTGACACAGACCGCCTTACCCGGTTCGGCGGTGAGGAGTTTGTGATGTTCACCAGCTTCAGCGACCGTGATGAGCTGGTTTCGCGGCTGGAAGCATTCCGCGAGGGTCTGGCGGGGCAAGCCACCTGCTGCGACGACGAACAGATCCGCTTTACCGTGAGTATTGGATTGGCCACTGGCACACCCGGCAAGGACACGGTGCCGGCGGAATTCCTTCGGCTGGCAGACAAGGCGCTGTATCTCGCCAAGCAAAACGGCCGCAACCGCCTGGAAGCTCTGACCACTGAAGATCAGGCAGCCAGACGGGGCTAG
- a CDS encoding transporter substrate-binding domain-containing protein has protein sequence MSAVIAWQRPSLITLLASIFGVLALTFLSMPAWPSVKEPISVGIVADNKPYTSMAGRTASGFSIDIVREVASQSGLDIEFRAGSWPEVFGAFQRGDIDVIEGISYNDGRARTIQFTEPYHIRQMHLMHDPANPLKDIDSPGSLSDYRIGVVRDAYFRDALETAGLSLVTYDSIPGLVRALAFGWVDGIIGPELTLNYYANEAGFRFLEIAGPAPLGEWSKEDFRLGVLKSNDELFDVVSSGLAAIPDERIEELFKRWQEYGGTSIAESSGFTLSDAHQHYISEVGPVRVGFMSDYAPFSFHDADALQGLSVDVLNRISDLTGLQIVPVPGQWSELYPRFMDRDIDIMANISKTDEREAFIRFTRPYHIIPNVAFTLDKNLAFKSPADLQGLKVAIGSGI, from the coding sequence ATGAGCGCTGTAATTGCCTGGCAAAGGCCATCTCTGATCACACTGCTTGCTAGCATTTTCGGTGTACTGGCGCTCACCTTCCTATCGATGCCTGCCTGGCCCTCTGTAAAAGAACCCATCTCCGTTGGCATTGTGGCCGACAACAAACCTTACACGTCCATGGCGGGCCGCACAGCCTCCGGCTTCTCTATCGATATAGTCCGGGAGGTGGCTAGCCAGTCAGGATTGGACATTGAGTTTCGGGCAGGCAGTTGGCCCGAAGTGTTCGGCGCATTCCAGCGCGGCGACATCGACGTTATCGAAGGAATTTCATACAACGACGGCCGCGCCAGAACCATACAGTTTACCGAGCCGTACCACATTCGTCAGATGCATCTGATGCATGACCCAGCCAACCCGCTCAAAGACATTGATTCCCCGGGATCCCTCAGTGACTACCGTATTGGCGTTGTGCGTGACGCTTATTTCCGCGATGCACTTGAAACGGCGGGCTTGTCGCTCGTCACCTACGATTCCATTCCCGGCCTGGTTCGGGCACTGGCCTTTGGCTGGGTGGACGGCATCATCGGTCCTGAACTGACCCTGAACTACTACGCTAACGAGGCCGGCTTCCGGTTTTTGGAGATTGCTGGCCCCGCACCGTTGGGAGAATGGTCGAAAGAAGACTTTCGACTTGGCGTTCTGAAATCAAACGATGAGTTGTTTGACGTGGTCAGCAGCGGCCTGGCTGCCATTCCCGATGAGCGCATTGAGGAACTGTTCAAGCGGTGGCAGGAATACGGCGGGACCAGCATTGCTGAATCGTCGGGTTTTACCCTTAGTGATGCCCATCAGCACTACATCAGTGAGGTCGGCCCGGTACGGGTGGGCTTTATGAGTGACTATGCGCCCTTCAGTTTTCACGACGCTGACGCGTTGCAAGGACTGTCCGTTGACGTGCTGAACCGGATATCGGATCTGACCGGCCTGCAAATCGTACCGGTGCCGGGACAATGGTCGGAACTGTACCCCCGGTTTATGGATCGTGACATCGATATCATGGCCAATATCTCGAAAACCGACGAGCGCGAAGCGTTCATACGGTTCACCCGGCCCTACCACATCATTCCCAACGTCGCCTTCACTCTGGATAAGAATCTGGCATTCAAATCACCAGCGGACTTGCAGGGACTGAAGGTCGCTATTGGTTCAGGCATCTGA
- a CDS encoding spermidine synthase — protein MAGYLPNDEVIRGLRLLVRDGRMLPPQYVMGTTMGLLFEQIDSQPSSLGEITLRRRRIPALGDRDIYEVKLGEEFLMSSMFVDAEVALADLGLNAVEGEQLKVVVGGLGLGYTAEAALKHERVSELLVVDALDTVIHWHQQEKVPLGKVLNADPRCRYVLGSFFDLAVSESGFDTETPGRVFDAILLDIDHSPRALLNESNASFYNAESLGRMAAHLRPGGVFAMWSNDPPDEPFMDVLRTLFTDVDAKVVSFYNPFQNRESTNTVFLARKPLS, from the coding sequence TTGGCGGGTTATTTGCCCAATGACGAGGTGATTCGTGGCCTGCGATTGCTGGTGCGTGATGGTAGGATGTTGCCACCTCAGTACGTTATGGGAACGACCATGGGCCTTTTGTTTGAACAGATCGACAGCCAACCCTCATCATTGGGAGAGATCACGCTTCGCCGCCGTCGCATTCCGGCGCTGGGTGACCGGGATATCTATGAGGTGAAGCTGGGTGAAGAGTTTCTCATGTCCAGCATGTTTGTGGACGCGGAAGTAGCCCTGGCGGACCTGGGCCTGAACGCCGTCGAGGGCGAACAGCTGAAGGTGGTGGTAGGCGGCCTGGGGCTGGGCTACACCGCGGAAGCGGCCCTCAAACATGAGCGCGTGAGCGAGCTGCTGGTCGTGGATGCCCTAGACACCGTCATCCACTGGCACCAGCAGGAAAAGGTTCCGTTGGGTAAAGTGTTGAATGCCGACCCACGTTGTCGCTATGTGCTGGGCAGTTTCTTCGATCTGGCGGTATCGGAATCCGGTTTCGATACCGAAACCCCGGGCAGGGTGTTTGACGCCATCCTACTGGACATTGACCATTCCCCCAGGGCCCTCCTGAACGAGTCCAATGCCAGCTTCTACAATGCTGAAAGCTTAGGCAGAATGGCGGCTCACCTGCGCCCTGGCGGCGTTTTCGCCATGTGGTCCAACGACCCGCCGGACGAGCCGTTCATGGACGTGTTGCGAACTCTGTTCACGGATGTGGATGCGAAGGTGGTGTCGTTCTACAACCCGTTCCAGAATCGGGAGTCCACCAACACGGTGTTCCTGGCCAGAAAGCCTCTCAGTTAA
- a CDS encoding methylglyoxal synthase, which translates to MAVKSVALVAHDNKKRELVDWVADNQTRFASLRLYASGTTGRLLKENLGRDDIHCLLSGPLGGDQQIGAKIAEGEIDLLVFFWDPLEPQPHDPDIKALLRIAALWNIPVACNRATAEFILTSAYMTDDQHQPQRPDFSSYTGRSVN; encoded by the coding sequence ATGGCCGTTAAATCCGTCGCTCTGGTCGCCCACGACAACAAAAAGAGAGAACTGGTGGACTGGGTCGCCGACAACCAGACACGCTTTGCCTCCCTCCGACTCTACGCCTCCGGCACCACTGGCCGGTTGCTCAAGGAAAACCTGGGCCGGGACGACATCCATTGCCTGCTCAGTGGCCCGCTCGGAGGCGACCAGCAAATTGGCGCCAAGATCGCGGAAGGGGAAATTGACCTGCTGGTGTTCTTCTGGGACCCGCTGGAACCCCAGCCACACGACCCGGACATCAAGGCCCTGCTACGCATTGCTGCATTGTGGAACATTCCCGTCGCCTGCAACCGGGCCACCGCAGAGTTCATCCTGACATCCGCCTATATGACGGATGACCAGCACCAACCGCAAAGGCCGGATTTTTCGAGTTACACCGGCCGTTCCGTTAACTGA
- a CDS encoding ATP-binding protein: MSTDHAINWAETPAAVWRRHRQGLRAIRRLDPVGWADLTGIERQQAALARNTERFLAGEPSNNTLLWGARGTGKSSLIKALLNRYREQGLRMIEVDKDDLVNLPEIVDDIAELPWRFVIFCDDLSFEVGESGYKALKSVLEGSLELPPENVRVYATSNRRHLMPEFMDDNLKSEMRGGELHPAEAIEEQVSLADRFGLQLSFYGFPQDVYLQAIDALFPQVSDREALHLEAIRFATSRGARNGRTAQQFYRQFAGDPDAFGQ, encoded by the coding sequence ATGTCGACAGATCACGCCATCAACTGGGCAGAGACGCCCGCCGCCGTGTGGCGCCGCCACCGTCAGGGTCTGAGGGCCATTCGGCGGCTCGACCCGGTGGGTTGGGCCGACCTGACCGGCATCGAGCGACAGCAGGCTGCCCTGGCCCGTAACACCGAGCGCTTCCTGGCCGGTGAACCCTCAAACAATACGCTGCTCTGGGGAGCCCGGGGCACCGGCAAATCATCGCTGATCAAGGCGCTGCTTAACCGGTATCGGGAGCAGGGGCTACGGATGATCGAGGTGGACAAGGACGATCTGGTGAACCTGCCGGAGATCGTCGACGACATCGCTGAATTGCCTTGGCGGTTCGTGATCTTCTGCGATGATCTATCGTTTGAAGTAGGTGAGTCGGGTTACAAGGCGTTGAAAAGTGTGCTGGAAGGCTCGCTCGAGCTGCCGCCCGAAAACGTCAGGGTGTACGCCACCTCCAACCGCCGGCACCTGATGCCGGAATTCATGGACGATAACCTGAAAAGCGAGATGCGCGGCGGCGAACTCCATCCGGCGGAGGCCATCGAGGAGCAGGTATCCCTGGCGGACCGGTTTGGGCTGCAGTTGTCGTTCTATGGTTTTCCCCAGGATGTATACCTGCAGGCCATTGATGCCCTGTTTCCCCAGGTGAGTGATCGCGAGGCGTTGCATCTTGAGGCCATTCGCTTTGCCACCAGCCGGGGTGCCCGTAACGGCCGCACGGCGCAGCAGTTCTACCGCCAGTTTGCCGGCGACCCGGATGCCTTTGGCCAGTAG
- a CDS encoding DUF3422 family protein — protein sequence MNPPLTQLDLHPLRAELYNELHSRPFHVLPCPAQVTHIALITTPEQRADQFRHWQDLHIMLGQPEPREDVSCYEATFGSLRIRREMHMEFASYTFINLGIGDDHQPFQDTGISSLPKGWLEKLTGTVVAAFHIDLQQASNGPETDLAQIRHWFEGERLVGSSPWEGKARVWGTFRLHSDGFGRFMVLNRDMSDSQLGRLTQRLMEIETYRLMSLLSLPLAREMTPSLNDMDQQLAVITQSLADNQDIDEREVLADLTNIAARIEAFRAHATFRFSATRAYHQLVLTRLEELREDELSGHLTITEFMTRRLTPAVETCESVKERLEDLSRRVDRASDMVRTRVELAIQSQNQQLLSSMDRRSKIQLMMQHTVEGFSVVVISYYLLALLKLALESADDAGFDVNTSLVLGIAIPVVLGLVFIGVRMIHHRFIRLARRQ from the coding sequence TTGAACCCGCCGCTCACACAGCTGGATCTGCACCCTCTTCGGGCAGAGCTCTACAACGAGCTCCATTCCCGCCCGTTCCACGTGCTGCCATGCCCGGCACAGGTTACCCACATCGCCCTGATAACCACCCCGGAGCAGCGGGCCGACCAGTTCCGCCACTGGCAGGACCTGCATATCATGCTGGGGCAACCCGAGCCGCGGGAGGACGTCAGCTGCTACGAGGCCACCTTTGGCTCCCTGCGTATCCGGCGTGAAATGCACATGGAGTTTGCCTCCTACACGTTTATTAATCTGGGTATTGGGGACGACCATCAGCCCTTCCAGGATACCGGCATCTCGTCGCTGCCCAAGGGATGGCTCGAGAAGCTCACCGGCACCGTTGTGGCCGCCTTCCATATTGACCTGCAGCAAGCCTCAAACGGCCCGGAAACCGACCTGGCGCAAATCCGCCACTGGTTCGAGGGAGAACGACTGGTGGGCAGCAGCCCCTGGGAAGGGAAGGCCCGGGTGTGGGGCACCTTCAGGCTCCATAGTGATGGGTTTGGGCGCTTCATGGTTCTCAACCGGGACATGTCCGACAGCCAGCTCGGCCGGCTGACCCAACGCCTGATGGAAATCGAAACCTATCGCCTGATGTCATTGCTGTCGCTGCCACTGGCACGGGAGATGACACCCTCGCTGAACGACATGGACCAGCAACTGGCGGTGATAACCCAGTCCCTGGCGGACAACCAGGACATCGACGAACGTGAGGTATTGGCGGATCTGACCAACATTGCGGCCCGCATCGAAGCCTTCCGCGCCCATGCCACCTTTCGCTTCTCGGCGACACGGGCCTATCACCAGCTGGTGCTGACCCGCCTGGAAGAGCTGCGGGAAGATGAGCTGTCGGGACACCTCACCATCACCGAGTTCATGACCCGGCGGCTGACACCGGCGGTGGAAACCTGCGAATCGGTGAAGGAACGCCTGGAGGACCTGTCGCGCAGAGTGGACCGGGCCTCGGACATGGTGCGTACACGGGTGGAGCTGGCCATCCAGAGCCAGAACCAACAGTTGTTGAGCTCCATGGACCGGCGCTCAAAAATCCAGTTGATGATGCAGCACACAGTGGAAGGGTTTTCCGTGGTGGTCATCAGCTACTACCTGCTGGCACTGCTGAAGCTGGCGCTGGAGTCCGCCGATGACGCCGGATTCGACGTCAACACCTCGCTGGTTCTGGGCATTGCCATACCGGTTGTGCTGGGCCTGGTGTTCATCGGCGTGCGGATGATTCACCACCGGTTCATCAGGCTGGCGCGGCGACAGTAA